In the Populus trichocarpa isolate Nisqually-1 chromosome 1, P.trichocarpa_v4.1, whole genome shotgun sequence genome, one interval contains:
- the LOC18095791 gene encoding uncharacterized protein LOC18095791 isoform X2, with the protein MRLNLYLKARKNDVSGGVPGKFLHAVIGQDVSDVGSLASIIMYAFYLNETLESDEFCTVPIINMKREDLSSHAELKWLLDSCHFDYSSLIFVDEIDLSYYDLFGCLKLDLRNGHKLQTRQVTLKEAVVEVFNCRKAHFVSSGGYFLTFLFFPKVFIE; encoded by the exons ATGAGGCTAAATTTATACTTGAAAGCTAGAAAGAATGATGTGAGTGGCGGTGTTCCGGGAAAATTCTTGCATGCTGTAATTGGCCAGGATGTTTCAG atGTTGGATCCTTAGCTTCAATCATCATGTATGCTTTCTACTTGAACGAAACACTCGAAAGTGACGAGTTCTGCACTGTACCTATCATTAATATGAAGAGGGAAGACCTAAGTTCTCATGCAGAACTAAAATGGTTGCTGGATTCATGTCATTTTGATTATTCATCCTTAATCTTTGTAGATGAG ATTGATCTTTCATATTATGATCTGTTTGGGTGTCTCAAGTTAGATCTACGGAATGGACACAAGCTCCAAACAAGACAAGTG ACACTGAAGGAAGCGGTCGTTGAAGTATTCAACTGCAGAAAGGCGCATTTTGTGAGCTCAGGGGGTTATTTCTTGACATTTCTCTTCTTTCCAAAGGTTTTCATAGAGTGA